AGAGACACTCAGAAACCATAATGGACTTACCTTATCCAGTGGAAAGAGAACCTGAAACAAGTGTCAGCCTGGAAGAAAACTACTCATCTGTGTGTTCtccaacaccaacaacaccaaaACAAACAATGTAAAGCAACAATGTAAACACTGACACACCAGTGAATTCAACTCATTATGAAAGACCTATCAGAATGCCAATTCTATCAGTGTTTGTAGTTCAAacagagacaaacaaacaaaaaactaaaTAGAAGAAAAAATTAAACATTGACAAGACATTAATAATAACAATGTAATGACTATTGTGAGGTCTATTTTACCAAGAAAAAAAGCAACGCTTGTTTGCATATTGTTTGCAATGTGAAACACTGAGTTGAAAGAACATTGTTTTGAGAAACAGATGATCCAAAGAAAGGGAGAAGTCATGTATATACTTACCCGTAGTGCCTGAGGGCTGCTCTGTTACTATTTACTACATGTCATCATCTGTACTTTGCACTTCACCAATTACGTCAGATAAACATGGTTATTGTACCCGCATTCCTGTGTGCTAGTATATTACAAAGCCTATTGCTCATATGCCACAAGAAAGCAAAGGTCAGTTATTTCCTTTACAACCTAAACAACGTTAGAAACGGAGAGTAGTATCCAACTTCCACTTAGGGAAGTgtttttgttccataatgtcgaTCTAATCATCATATGTGTAGGTGTTGTTTTGGCCTTTGTCATCACTAACCAGGTCAGTGTACTCAAATACCAAGATTGACACCTTAACCCTGTTGTGTGGTCCGGAAACTTTTCCCAGGTCAGCCACAAGTAACCAAAGTGAAACCATAAGAGGTGCACAGCACAGCCTGACATGCAGCTGAGACTGGGAGATTTTAGAGATGCAAACATTTGAAACACGACCTTGTGACATGTTATCATATTAATGTACTGAAGAGTGGGGTTTGAATATGTTGACTTGACCTGGATTTTACTACAGTACTTTtgcacagaaagagaaagaggaagagaatagAAAAAGAAAGCGAATTACACACTGACACATCAGAAAAGTGAATGGACTCACATTGAATGGTGCCAAAACACTATCGGTTCGATTTGGCTTATTGTAGTAGCTGacaaatcacattgtaaaatctATTTAGGGGAAAGATGTGAATGACTCATTTTCACTTAAAGGTCAATGTTTATCACGCCCTCGTTTTCTCATTGGTTGTGAGTGGTGTTCCTCTTTCTCTATGAGACTAGTGTGAATAGTAGGAGGACCATTACACTACGTGAAGAGTTATCTATCTTTGTTTTCCTTCAGTCACTCAGGAAAGTACCAGCCCGACCTGCCTCCTGTCCTGGACAGCTACAGAGGAACACAGAGCAGAACACAGACATAAAGACGTCCTCGTCGGATacagacgcaacacacacacagcagtgttcTGAGGTTTCACAGCAGAGGAAGCCAAGAGGACAAACAGACACAgcggctccatctctctctcttcctgcacgCCCTCTGCTGCATCTCAGGGGACTGAGGTTGCTCTACCCGAGCCTCTTTCCCCCCCACGGCCGGACGTTGCAGATTGATGATGCCGCAGCAGTCAATGGATCGCTGTGAGGTTTCAGAGAACTGCCACCATCATAGCCCGGGGGTCCAGGGGAGCCAGCGGCGCCTGGTCAGTGGACTCCTTCTCTGGGTCGGGCTCCTCACCGTCAGCCACGTGGTCTCCATCACCCTACTCGTCATCACCAGGCCACACGCACTGGTAAGACTTCTAACCTGCAtagacacacacttacacactctcTGGTGTGTGTTAGGGAGGGACATAGTTAGTGAAATCAAGTTGAATTAAATCTGAGATATGTATTGTAGCTCACTTTGTGTAAAACTAAGATGAGATCTTGAAGTTGGATCAATGTGTGTCAATAGAGCGGTGTATTGTAGCTGTGGTAACACCTGCCTGTTGCACCTGTTGAGTACGAGCCTCTGAAGTGGTTTCAGTAGCATCACAGCTGGTGGGGGAAACGCATCACTATGTGTGGTTTAGCACTGGTGCCATCAGAACCCTGTTCTCCAATATAAAAGGGCTGGGTGTGTGCTACTGAATGATCACTGTGTATGTCATATTAATACTGTTTCATAAAGCATAGAGTAGAGCTGAATACAAATGTCTTTCTCAGGCAAATTGTTGTTACTTACAAGTTACTGATAGGACAATCGTCATGATatttcccatctccctcccccagcCTCTGCCAGAAATAGTTTCAGCTCCAAAACCCACAGCAGACTCATCTCTGGTAAGCTAACCACAAGACGGGTTTCAACATGTTTCCAACCTCTAAACAAGTTTTAACATGTCCTATGCAAACGATTTGTTCATTTTGCCCCCTCCAAGACAGAGAGTATTcataacatcatcatcatcatcatcatatacatGGCCTGCCAATAGGATATACAATAGACCAGGGTTTCCTAAAACTCAGTCCTGGGGTCTCCCTGGGgtacacgttttggtttttgccctagtacTACACAGGTGATTCAAATAATCAAGGCTTGATTATTTGAATAAGCTGtggtgttagggcaaaaaccaaaatgtgtacCTGTGGGAGGACCCCGGACCAAGTTTTGGAAACCCGGCAATAGATCATTTTGAATGCATCTTGGAAGGGACCTGAGCCTAGGCTAGGCCATACCTCGTCagtctcgctttctctgtctgacttatCATCCTCCAGGCTCTCAGACAGTAGAGGGCTCAACCACCAGCCTCGTCGCACTGCAGGGAAAGGTGACATGTCATAACATCACATCCACATGCAGGGAAATGCCACTGTGCAGATTTTCCTTCTCTGAAATCAGATTTCAATCTCTGTTTTTCGATCATGAACGTGTGGCATACTCCATTAGTAAGTGTTAATGGCGGCAACTAGTTGAAATTCATTCCTAAATGTGATAGGCATATGCAACATCTAGCCCAAATCCAGAcacctttattattatttaatgtaTCAATAAGCCGGTTCTCAGGGCATTCCATAGAGCTTGTGAGGAATCGCCCGACCCGTTGTGGTACATGTTTTAGCAGCATGTGTCCCGTGTTGGATGGTATCCGTAATCGTTTCTGATGGAAACGTTGTGGTACATGTTTTAGCAGCATGTTTCCCGTGTTGGATGGTATCCGTAATCGTTTCTGATGGAAACGTTGTGGTACATGTTTTAGGAGCATGTGTCCCGTGTTGGATGGTATCCGTAATCGTTTCTGATGGAAACGTTGTGGTACATGTTTTAGCAGCATGTTTCCCGTGTTGGATGGTATCTGTAATAGTTTCTGATGGAAACGTTGTGGTACATGTTTTAGCAGCATGTTTCCCGTGTTGGATGGTATCTGTAATAGTTTCTGATGGAAACGTTGTGGTACATGTTTTAGCAGCATGTGTCCGGTGTTGGATGGTATCCGTAATCGTTTCTGATGGAAACGTTGTGGTACATGTTTTAGCAGCATGTGTCCGGTGTTGGATGGTATCTGTAATAGTTTCTGATGGAAACGTTGTGGTACATGTTTTAGCAGCATGTGTCCGGTGTTGGATGGTATCTGTAATCGTTTCTGATGGAAACATTGTTGTTTGCGTCACTGAGCAGTGCACAAGAAAGTATTAAATCCAATCGTTTGATGCTAACCTCATCCCCTCCAATTTAATTAAAAGATGGATTCCCCAACTGAGCACTCACATGGCACACTCTCCATTCTAGACAGGTAAACAGAATGTCAGCAATCAGACAATAAAATGTCACTTAAGGCACCCAAAAGGttagggccagctctgactgtgtgtgtgcatatggatATGGGTATGCAGACCTGCGAGCCACTGCAGCCCATCATGATGAGGTCAGATAATGTGTGGCCCCCTTCCCCATCAAAGTTGCACATCCCTGCCCTATATGGAACATTACTGTTAAAATAACTGTACTTACTGTTATATCTGTATAAGTGACAGCAAACTCTGTAGGGATATGTAACATCTAGACATAAGTAATATAATAACTACAGGTCCTGCTATGCCCATTGTACGGAAACAGTAGAAAGGCAGATATAACATTTTTAAAAGGTTATTAAGCTTAGAGGTTTAGGTTTGCTTGTTGGACACTATAAATCAGTAAATAGTTCACTGAAATATAAAACGCACAACAGAATAAACAATCAACTTAATGGAGGTCTGAGTCACTTTACTGGTTGCTCTCCCAATGCCTCTCCAAACACAGAATAGTCTGCAGCCAACTAAAAAATGAATCCACTATTGCAGTGGCAGCACAGAACAATAGAACATTTTTAATAttgtcacacatacagtaccagtcaaatgtttggacatatctactcattccagggttattGTTAATTttggctattttctacattgtagaataatagtgaagacatcaaaactatgaaatgacacatatggaatcatgtagtaaccaaagagtatcaaaatagattttagattttagattcttcaaagcagtcaccctttgccttgatgacagctttgcacactcttggcattctctcaaccagcttcatgaggtagccacctggaatgcatttcaattaacaggtgtgccttgttaaaagttcatctgtggaatttctttccttcttgatgcttttgagccaatcaatcagttgtgttgtgacaaggaagggAAGATATACAGGAGATAgtgctatttggtaaaagaccaagtccatattatggcaagaacagctcaaataagcaaagagaaatgacagtccatcattacgttaagacatgaaggtcagtcaatgcagaacatttcaataactttaagcatttcttaaagtgcagtctcaaaaaccatcaagcgctatgatgaaactggctctcatgaggatcgccacaggaaatgaacacccagagttacctctgctgcaggggataagttcattagagttaccagcctcagaaattgcagcccaaataaatgcttcacagaattcaagtaacagacacatcaactgttcagaggagactgtgtgaatcaagccttcattgtcaaattgctgcaaagaaaccactactaaaggacaccaataataagaagagacttgcttgggccaagaaacacaagcaatgaacattagaccggtggaaatctgtcctttggtctgatgactccaaaattgagatttttggttccaactgccatgtatttgtgagatgcagagtatatgaaaggatgatctccgcatgtgttgttcctaccataaagcatggaggaggaagtgtgatggtgttggggtgcttgcaggtgacactgtcagtgatttattttgaattcaaggcacacttaacctgcatggctaccacagcaatctgcagcaatatgccatcccatctggtttgcgcttagcgggactatcatgtgtttttcaacaggacaataacccaacacacctccaggctgtgtaaggaccatttgaccaagaaggagagtgatggagtgctgcatcagatgacctggcctccaaaatcacccgacctcaacccaattgagatggtttgggatgagtcggatcgcagagtgaaggaaaagcagccaacaagtgctcagcatatgtgggatctcattggaaaagcattccaggtgaagctggttgagagaatgccaagagtgtgcaaagctgtcatcaaggcaaagggtggctactttgaagaatctcaaatctcaaatatatttagatttgtttaacaaatCTTCCCTAAATAGGGTCCCCAGGGGAACATAGACAACAGCTGTAGTTCGTACCCTGTCACAGATAAAAAGGATAGTTTGAAGGTCATACTGTGTTCCAGGGTTGGGGTTAATTatatttaaattccagtcaattcaggaagtacactgaaattcaaATTCCAGTTTCAATTATATTCAgtgcttttcaatgaggaaaattacttttgaattgactggaattgaaatggaattgaccacaACCCTTCTTTGTTTTACTGTTAGGATTTGATTCGTGTTGCTTGGATGCCCACCATTACTTCAATGAGTAGAGAGATCAGTGACTAATGATGAGTTATTTCTGTCTTCACAGAGCATACCCCTGGAGCCACAAAGAGTGCcatggcaaatgctcacctttgaacCCACAAGTATAGATGGTGAGAGTTCTTAGAAGGTTCAGTCTCTTTGAATTTTTAGATCTAGTCACAATTCATTTATATTCCAATTCTAGTCACATTACTGATGCCAGTTTCCAATTTATCATCCACAGATAATGATGTCTCGGTGGCGAGAAGTGGGATCAAGTGGAAGACGCAGTCCAAGGCGAATAATTTTGTCTCCCTAAAGGGCGGATCCCTGACCATCAACCAGGATGGTTGTTACTTCCTGTATCTTCAGGTGACTCTGGAGACACCAGAGGTGTCTGGACAGCACATAGTGAGAGTGAACAAGCCCAACAGAGTCCTGCTGGAAGTAAGGATGACCAACACCTCCCTCAGCACAGGGTTCCTGGGCAGGGCTGTGGATCTAGCAGCCTCTGACACCCTCACAGTCACTGTCTCCCCTGGTGCCAGGATCAACACCAGCTACACCGCCACATACCTGGGCATCATAGGTCCAAAATTATATCTGTAGATTCTATTGGATATAGACACTCCTGTCTTCATAGACACATGCTGGGGGCTAGATCTGGGAGTCATTTGGTAGGGGTTGATTGAATAGATCCTGGGGATCTGGAGTTAACTGGGATCAACCCACCATCCCACCACCTGTCAGAGAGATGGAGTAGTGGGGAAGATCATGTGGGAGACACGGTATATTTGACTGAAACTGATTCAGTCCGACTCCCTGCTCATCACAGAAGATTATTCCACTCCTTTATCCTCTACCTAGCCTTCCAACTGGTTTTGAGCTGCAAAGATTTTCTTTCCATAATTCTACTGATTTTTTAAATTAGATTATattaaccgttatttaactaggcaagtcagttaagaacaaattcttattttcaatgagggccaACCAAAattcaaaaggcctcctgcagggaagGGGGATTAAACATGTAATATAATAATGCGTCTTGTAATGttggaaaaatatgtttaaaagtATTGGTCATCATGGGTTATGGGTTGTACTGTTACTTTAGCATGTTTCTCTCTTGGATGAAGCAGCACTGTTTTTATCGCTCGGGATTATAGTTAGTATGTTTTTCCGGTAAATATTGTTTTTTAAGCTTTGAATGAGGGGATTGTCTTATCAAGTCATGTGCACAGGGTTGTTGAGAGAATGCACAGTATCAACATATCTTTAATGTTTACTTTAATATTTGCGTATTGCTTTGTatttaaaatatttgttttttacCTATTTATGTCTTATTACAAtattatcttattattattttcttcttATTTATTTTCTATATCTATTTTGAAGGACATGTTGAGTATGTTGTAGGATGAGATGTAGAGATAAACAATGAATGTATgtcactaaccaggtttccattcaatcgttttatgcgagtaaagtacgTCAGGTAAAACATTtaatgacaggcctgatggaaacagaaaatgTTTCGGTAAACCTTCCAAATGTAGACAAAACAAAGTACGCTttacaaggtgggatctttttgtgtcggtaaaacaTCTTCATGCCCAAATATTGatgtaataaccatcatatcgaagtaaacttggagtcacgccactacgactcgggaaagcatgcagtttattggctacagattaaatacatTATGATGAACTTTTCAATAACTtttcaataaatatcgagggtcttctTCTGGCGATGATGATCGATTCTTGGCtgccttttgacaaatacaaataatattgCTCTTATCCAATAATCGCATTATGTTggtatctcaaatcaaatgtatttatatagcccttcttacatcagctgatatctcaaagtgctgtacagaaacccagcctaaaaccccaaacagcaagcaatgcaggtgtagaagcacggtggctaggaaaaactccctagaaaggtcaaaacctaggaagaaacctagagaggaaccaggctatgaggggtggccagtcctcttctggctgtgccgggtggagattataacagaacatggccaagatgttcaaatgttcataaataataataatcacagtagttgtcgagggtgcaacaagtcagcacctcaggagtaaatgtcagttggcttttcatagccgatcattaagagtatctctacgactcctgctgtctctagagagttgaaaacagcaggtctgggacaagtagcacgtccggtgaacaggtcagggttccatagccgcaggaaaaacagttgaaactggagcagaagcacggccaggtggactggggacagcaatgagtcatcatgccaggtactCCTGTCctaggcatggtcccagggctcaggtcccccgagagagagaaagaaagagagaaagagagaattagagagagcatacttaaattcacacaggacacccgataagacaggagaagtactccagatataacagactgaccctaggccccctagacacataaactactgcagcataaatactggaggctgagacaggaggggtcaggagacactgtggccccatccgatgatacccccggacagggccaaacaggcaggatataatcccacccactttgccaaagcacataaAAAAGTATGTTTGATGGAAACATCCCTGGCGGGGGAATGCACATATCGTTTtagcagattttagaatattagcATGAAAATCTAAcgcaaattggatggaaacctacttTATAGCGCCAAATAAACTAGGATAAAATGGTACATTGTTACTAATTCCACAAGTGAAGTTCCCGCTGGGAAACATGAATGTAATCTATTATATTAAGAAAgcactggattttttttttctccaaacaaaTAAATGAAGTAGAATAATTGACTTGTATATggcttttatttcaccttcaaaTATTGTTTGTTGAAGCCATAATTACAGAAATGAGGACTAAATCATGACATGTTGTGAAATTATATCAAAGTAAAGCACAAATACATTTAAGTCTAATGGTGTCATACCAACGCTGTAGGGGGTGAGAGCTATTATAAACAGATGTGAAACCACGAGATGTGAATCATTACCAACACAGTGAAATAAGGGTCATATtgaactacagatgtaggatcatcaTTTGATCCCCCTGTTGCAGAATAActtgtgtatttgaggtttaaaaaggcttctaaagtttgtcatttctacactgaaatttcagacttgattttccattAAGAGAACTGtatatacagcgcattcagaaagtattcagaccccttgactttttccacattttgttacattacagcctcattctaaaatgtattaaattgtttttcttgtaacggctgtcgtgggaagaaggtgaggactaAAGctcagcatggtaagtgttcatcttatttaatgaaaaCTGAACattgaataacaaaacaacaaagaaacaaccggaacagttctgcctggtgtagacacacacagactgaaaacaaccacccacaaaacacaatcgaaaacaggctacctaaatatggttctcaatcggggacaacgattgacagctgcctctgattgagaaccataccaggccaaacacagaaatagaaaatcatagaaaaactaacatagacaacccacccaactcatgccctgaccatacgaaaacaaaagacaaaacaaaggaactaaggtcagaacgtgacatttcccctcatcaatctataaacaataccccataatgagaaagcaaaaatacttttttagaaatgtttgcaaatgtataaaaaataaataaaaaaaca
This is a stretch of genomic DNA from Oncorhynchus tshawytscha isolate Ot180627B unplaced genomic scaffold, Otsh_v2.0 Un_scaffold_7045_pilon_pilon, whole genome shotgun sequence. It encodes these proteins:
- the tnfsf18 gene encoding tumor necrosis factor ligand superfamily member 18; the encoded protein is MMPQQSMDRCEVSENCHHHSPGVQGSQRRLVSGLLLWVGLLTVSHVVSITLLVITRPHALPLPEIVSAPKPTADSSLSIPLEPQRVPWQMLTFEPTSIDDNDVSVARSGIKWKTQSKANNFVSLKGGSLTINQDGCYFLYLQVTLETPEVSGQHIVRVNKPNRVLLEVRMTNTSLSTGFLGRAVDLAASDTLTVTVSPGARINTSYTATYLGIIGPKLYL